In the Brienomyrus brachyistius isolate T26 chromosome 20, BBRACH_0.4, whole genome shotgun sequence genome, one interval contains:
- the polr3a gene encoding DNA-directed RNA polymerase III subunit RPC1 isoform X1, whose protein sequence is MVKEQFRETDVAKKISHICFGMKSAEQMRQQAHIQVVSKNLYSQDTSHTPLPYGVLDHRMGTSEKDRPCETCGKNLADCLGHYGYLDLELPCFHVGYFKAIIGILQMICKTCSHIMLSKEEKRQFLDYLKRPGLAYLQKRGLKKKISDKCRKKTVCLNCSAFNGPVKKCGLLKIIHEKYKTTKKVVDTIVSDFLQSFDIAIEHNKEVEPLLTRAQENLNPLLVMNLFKRIPSEDVPLLLMNPETGKPADLILTRLLVPPLCIRPSVVSDLKSGTNEDDLTMKLTEIIFLNDVIKKHRMSGAKTQMIMEDWDFLQLQCALYINSELSGIPLNMAPKKWTRGFVQRLKGKQGRFRGNLSGKRVDFSGRTVISPDPNLRIDEVAVPIHVAKILTYPEKVNKANIDLMRKLVRNGPDLHPGANFIQQRHMQMKRFLKYGNREKMAQELKYGDTVERHMIDGDIVLFNRQPSLHKLSIMAHIARVKPHRTFRFNECVCTPYNADFDGDEMNLHLPQTEEAKAEALVLMGTKANLVTPRNGEPLIAAIQDFLTGAYLLTLKDTFFDRAKACQIVASILVGKDEKMKISLSPPAILKPVALWTGKQIFSLILKPSKSCPVKANLRTKGKQYCGRNEDLCHNDSFVVIQNSELMCGSMDKGTLGSGSKNNIFYILLRDWGQMEAADAMSRLARLAPVYLSNRGFSIGIGDVTPGQGLLKAKQDLLDAGYKKCDEYIEALNTGKLQQQPGCTAEETLEALILKELSVIRDHAGSACLTELDKSNSPLIMALCGSKGSFINISQMIACVGQQAISGSRVPDGFENRSLPHFEKHSKLPAAKGFVADSFYSGLTPTEFFFHTMAGREGLVDTAVKTAETGYMQRRLVKSLEDLCSQYDLTVRSSTGDIIQFIYGGDGLDPAAMEGKDEPLEFKRVLDNIRAVYTCPEQPALSKNELILTAESIMKKSDFLCCRDSFLEDLTETGYVKYFEEIKKFIKSAAEKIKKTRDKYGINDNGSTEPKVLYQLDRITPTQLEKFLETCRDKYMRAQMEPGSAVGALCAQSIGEPGTQMTLKTFHFAGVASMNITLGVPRIKEIINASKNISTPIISAHLDIEDNADFARLVKGRIEKTLLGEISEYIEEVFLPDDCFILVKLSLERIRLLRLEVNAETVRYSICMSKLRVKPGDIAVHGEAVVCVTPRESSKSSMYYVLQSLKEELPKIVVQGIPEVARAVIHIDEQSGKEKYKLLVEGDNLRSVMATHGVNGSRTSSNNTYEVEKTLGIEAARSTIINEIQYTMVNHGMSIDRRHVMLLADLMSYKGEILGITRFGLAKMKESVLMLASFEKTADHLFDAAYFGQKDSVCGVSECIIMGIPMNIGTGLFKLLHKADKNASPPQRPLLFDNSEFHIPIVT, encoded by the exons ATGGTGAAGGAGCAGTTTAGAGAAACAGATGTGGCCAAAAAGAT AAGCCACATCTGTTTCGGGATGAAATCGGCGGAGCAGATGCGGCAGCAGGCTCACATCCAGGTGGTCAGCAAGAACCTCTACAGCCAGGACACCAGCCACACGCCGCTGCCCTACGGAGTCCTGGATCACCGCATG GGGACGAGCGAGAAAGACCGACCGTGCGAGACGTGTGGGAAGAATCTGGCCGACTGTTTGGGGCATTATGGCTATCTTGACTTGGAGCTGCCCTGTTTCCACGTGGGATATTTCAAGGCCATTATTGGGATCCTCCAG ATGATCTGCAAAACCTGTTCACACATCATGCTTTCCAAGGAGGAGAAAAGGCAGTTCCTCGATTACCTGAAACGGCCCGGTTTAGCTTATCTGCAGAAGAGGGGATTAAAGAAGAAGATTTCAGACAAATGTCGTAAAAAGACCGTCTGCCTAAACTGCTCTGCCTTTAATG GCCCTGTAAAAAAGTGTGGCTTGCTTAAGATCATCCACGAAAAGTACAAAACCACCAAGAAAGTTGTGGACACGATTGTGTCTGACTTCCTTCAGTCCTTCGATATCGCGATAGAGCACAACAAAGAAGTGGAACCTTTACTGACTCGAGCTCAG GAGAACTTGAATCCCCTGCTCGTGATGAACTTGTTCAAGAGGatcccgtcggaggacgtcccGCTGCTGCTGATGAACCCCGAGACCGGCAAGCCGGCAGACCTGATCCTCACGCGCTTGCTGGTCCCCCCCCTCTGCATCCGGCCCTCCGTCGTGAGCGACCTCAAGTCGGGCACCAACGAGGACGACCTCACCATGAAGCTCACGGAGATCATCTTCCTCAATGATGTCATCAAGAAG CATCGCATGTCGGGAGCCAAGACCCAGATGATCATGGAGGACTGGGACTTCCTGCAGCTGCAGTGCGCGCTGTACATCAACAGCGAGCTCTCCGGGATCCCGCTCAACATGGCGCCCAAGAAGTGGACCCGAGGCTTCGTACAGAGACTCAAGGGAAAACAAG GGCGTTTCAGAGGAAACCTGTCCGGGAAGAGAGTAGATTTCTCCGGCAGGACGGTGATCTCCCCCGACCCCAACCTGCGGATCGACGAGGTGGCCGTCCCCATCCACGTAGCCAAAATTCTCACCTACCCAGAGAAG GTGAACAAGGCCAACATAGATCTGATGAGGAAGCTGGTTCGCAATGGGCCCGATCTTCACCCCGGCGCCAATTTCATTCAGCAGAGACACATGCAGATGAAAAG ATTCCTGAAGTACGGGAATCGTGAGAAGATGGCCCAGGAGCTGAAGTACGGGGACACTGTGGAGAGGCACATGATAGACGGCGACATTGTCCTGTTCAACCGACAGCCATCTCTGCACAAGCTGAGCATCATGGCCCATATA GCAAGAGTGAAGCCTCACCGGACCTTCCGATtcaatgagtgtgtgtgcacgccCTACAATGCTGACTTTGATGGGGATGAGATGAACCTTCACCTCCCTCAGACCGAGGAGGCCAAAGCGGAGGCGCTGGTGCTGATGGGG ACCAAAGCCAATTTGGTAACCCCGCGGAACGGAGAGCCTCTGATTGCTGCAATCCAGGACTTCCTGACAG GAGCCTACCTTCTTACTCTGAAAGACACCTTCTTTGACAGAGCAAAAGCTTGTCAGATTGTGGCCTCCATTCTCGTAGGGAAGGACGAAAAGATGAAGATCTCTCTGTCACCCCCTGCAATCCTGAAG CCCGTGGCTCTGTGGACCGGGAAGCAGATCTTCAGTCTAATTTTGAAGCCCAGCAAGTCTTGTCCAGTCAAAGCCAACCTGCGGACCAAGGGCAAGCAGTACTGTGGGCGGAATGAGGACCTGTGCCACAACGACTCCT TCGTGGTGATCCAAAACAGCGAGCTCATGTGTGGCAGCATGGACAAGGGCACCCTGGGCTCGGGGTCCAAGAACAACATCTTCTACATCCTGCTGAGGGACTGGGGGCAGATGGAGGCCGCCGACGCCATGTCCCGCCTCGCCAGGCTTGCTCCCGTCTACCTCT CCAACCGAGGCTTCTCCATCGGGATTGGGGACGTGACGCCCGGGCAGGGTCTGCTGAAGGCCAAGCAGGACCTGCTGGACGCGGGCTACAAGAAGTGCGACGAGTACATCGAGGCGCTGAACACGGGAAAGCTACAGCAGCAGCCTGGCTGCACCGCGGAGGAGACCTTGGAG GCACTTATCCTGAAGGAGCTCTCCGTGATAAGAGACCACGCGGGCAGTGCCTGTCTCACCGAGCTGGACAAAAGTAACAGCCCACTCATCATGGCGCTGTGCGGCTCCAAAG GCTCCTTCATTAACATCTCACAGATGATTGCCTGTGTGGGCCAGCAGGCCATCAGCGGCTCTCGAGTGCCCGATGGCTTTGAGAACCGCTCCCTTCCCCATTTCGAGAAGCACTCCAAG CTTCCAGCCGCGAAGGGCTTCGTCGCCGACAGCTTCTACTCGGGCTTGACCCCCACGGAGTTCTTCTTCCATACCATGGCCGGCCGAGAAGGTCTCGTGGACACAGCCGTCAAAACGGCCGAGACGGGTTACATGCAG AGGCGCCTGGTGAAGTCGCTGGAGGACCTCTGCTCGCAGTACGACCTCACGGTGCGCAGCTCCACTGGCGACATCATTCAGTTCATCTACGGAGGGGACGGCCTCGATCCCGCCGCCATGGAGGGCAAAGATGAGCCGCTGGAGTTCAAAAGAGTGCTGGATAACATCAGG GCCGTCTACACTTGCCCTGAGCAGCCGGCCCTCAGCAAGAACGAGCTGATACTGACAGCAGAGTCCATAATGAAAAAGAGCGATTTCCTGTGCTGCCGGGACAGTTTCCTGGAG GATTTAACTGAGACAGGTTATGTGAAGTACTTTGAG GAAATAAAGAAGTTCATCAAGAGTGCAGCTGAAAAAATCAAGAAGACCCGCGACAAGTATGGCATCAACGATAACGGCAGCACAGAG CCAAAAGTTCTGTACCAGCTCGACAGGATCACGCCGACCCAGCTAGAGAAGTTCCTGGAGACGTGTAGAGACAAATACATGAG GGCCCAGATGGAGCCGGGCTCTGCTGTGGGCGCTTTGTGCGCGCAGAGCATCGGGGAGCCCGGCACGCAGATGACCCTCAAGACCTTCCACTTCGCTGGCGTGGCCTCTATGAACATCACGCTGGGGGTACCCCGCATCAAGGAGATCATCAACGCCTCCAAAAATATAAG CACCCCAATTATCAGTGCCCACTTGGACATAGAGGACAACGCAGACTTTGCCCGCCTCGTGAAGGGGAGGATCGAGAAGACTCTTCTCGGAGAG ATCTCAGAGTACATTGAGGAGGTCTTTCTTCCCGATGACTGCTTTATTCTCGTAAAGTTGTCGCTGGAACGGATCCGGCTGCTTCGGCTCGAG GTCAACGCAGAGACGGTGCGTTACTCCATCTGCATGTCCAAGCTGAGGGTGAAGCCGGGTGACATCGCCGTGCACGGGGAGGCCGTGGTGTGTGTGACGCCCCGGGAGAGCAGCAAGAGCTCCATGTACTATGTCCTGCAGTCCCTAAAGGAGGAGCTGCCTAAG ATCGTGGTGCAGGGCATTCCCGAGGTCGCCCGGGCTGTCATTCACATCGACGAGCAGAGCGGCAAGGAGAAGTACAAGCTCCTGGTGGAAGGAGACAACCTTCGTAGCGTCATGGCAACCCATGGCGTCAATGGCAGCAGGACCTCGTCAAACAACACCTATGAG GTTGAGAAGACCCTGGGCATTGAAGCTGCCAGGTCCACTATAATCAATGAGATTCAATACACAATGGTGAACCACGGAATGAGTATTGACAGACGCCATGTCATGCTACTGGCTGACCTCATGTCCTACAAG GGCGAAATCCTCGGAATCACCCGGTTTGGCCTGGCGAAGATGAAGGAAAGCGTGCTGATGCTGGCGTCTTTCGAGAAAACCGCCGATCACCTCTTCGACGCCGCGTACTTCGGACAAAAGGACTCCGTGTGCG GTGTATCCGAGTGTATTATTATGGGCATTCCGATGAACATCGGGACCGGACTGTTCAAGCTACTGCACAAAGCTGACAAGAACGCCTCGCCTCCCCAAAGGCCTCTGCTCTTCGATAACAGTGAATTCCACATTCCCATCGTCACGTAG
- the LOC125716011 gene encoding pyroglutamylated RF-amide peptide receptor-like produces the protein MGTCTAMGTMKITPELLKQLLQVYNLTRQDFIHTYNVLPLVYTPELPSSAKTTFVIMYAIIFVLALVGNSLVVYIVSRKRAVQSATNIFICSLAVSDLLITFFCIPFTLLQYISSEWLGGVLVCKSVPFVQTVAIVTGILTMTSIAVERYQGIVHPLKMKRQYTPQRAYKVLGLVWTAAVIVGSPMLFVQKLEVKYDFLYDRHHVCCQECWHSPAHRRAYATFILVVLFLLPLATMLILYTRIGIELWIHKQVGDSSVLNAMNHSEVNKISRKKKRAVKMMVTIVLLFTVCWAPFHTVHMLFEYNDLEKRYDEVTLNTVIAIVQAVGFFNSFNNPVVYAFMNENFKKHCKSALSCCLPRPGPPLLAATGGPRLGAHFARWDTSLRDRPKLISEGNVAECVVLRTARTETSTAFVEEKVSAVNSELPASCYIAS, from the exons atggGAACATGCACCGCGATGGGAACGATGAAAATCACACCAGAACTACTGAAGCAGCTGCTTCAAGTTTACAACCTGACACGCCAAGACTTCATTCACACTTACAACGTGCTGCCGCTCGTCTATACTCCCGAGTTGCCGTCAAGCGCAAAAACGACATTTGTCATCATGTATGCCATCATTTTCGTCCTGGCACTGGTGGGAAACAGTCTGGTGGTTTACATAGTTTCACGGAAGCGAGCAGTGCAGAGTGCTACCAACATCTTCATCTGCTCCCTGGCGGTGAGCGATCTGCTCATCACCTTCTTCTGCATCCCTTTCACCTTGCTGCAGTACATCTCTTCCGAGTGGCTTGGGG GGGTCCTGGTATGTAAATCTGTCCCCTTCGTCCAGACAGTGGCTATAGTTACTGGTATTCTTACCATGACCAGTATTGCCGTGGAGAGGTACCAGGGCATCGTTCATCCGCTgaagatgaagaggcagtacaCGCCGCAAAGAGCTTACAAAGTGCTAG GGCTAGTTTGGACGGCAGCTGTGATTGTTGGATCCCCAATGCTGTTTGTGCAAAAACTGGAG GTGAAGTACGACTTCCTGTACGACCGTCACCATGTCTGCTGCCAGGAATGCTGGCACTCGCCCGCTCACCGCCGCGCGTACGCCACCTTCATCCTGGTGGTGCTGTTCCTGCTGCCCCTAGCGACCATGCTCATCCTTTACACGAGGATCGGGATCGAGCTAtggatacacaaacaggtcGGGGACTCCTCCGTGCTGAACGCCATGAACCACAGCGAAGTCAACAAGATTTCAAG GAAGAAGAAGCGGGCCGTTAAGATGATGGTCACCATCGTCCTACTCTTCACCGTTTGCTGGGCCCCATTCCATACAGTGCACATGCTGTTTGAGTACA ACGACCTGGAGAAGCGCTACGATGAAGTGACCCTGAACACGGTCATCGCCATCGTGCAGGCTGTGGGCTTTTTCAACTCGTTTAACAACCCCGTCGTGTACGCCTTCATGAACGAGAACTTCAAGAAGCACTGCAAGTCTGCGCTCTCCTGCTGCCTGCCGCGGCCTGGTCCGCCCCTGCTCGCCGCCACGGGGGGGCCCAGACTCGGCGCACATTTCGCCAGGTGGGACACCTCCCTCAGAGACCGACCCAAACTCATCAGCGAGGGGAATGTGGCCGAGTGTGTGGTGTTGCGCACGGCGCGCACAGAAACCTCGACTGCGTTCGTGGAGGAGAAGGTGTCAGCCGTCAACTCGGAGCTGCCTGCCAGCTGCTATATCGCCTCATAA
- the polr3a gene encoding DNA-directed RNA polymerase III subunit RPC1 isoform X2 yields MVKEQFRETDVAKKISHICFGMKSAEQMRQQAHIQVVSKNLYSQDTSHTPLPYGVLDHRMGTSEKDRPCETCGKNLADCLGHYGYLDLELPCFHVGYFKAIIGILQMICKTCSHIMLSKEEKRQFLDYLKRPGLAYLQKRGLKKKISDKCRKKTVCLNCSAFNGPVKKCGLLKIIHEKYKTTKKVVDTIVSDFLQSFDIAIEHNKEVEPLLTRAQENLNPLLVMNLFKRIPSEDVPLLLMNPETGKPADLILTRLLVPPLCIRPSVVSDLKSGTNEDDLTMKLTEIIFLNDVIKKHRMSGAKTQMIMEDWDFLQLQCALYINSELSGIPLNMAPKKWTRGFVQRLKGKQGRFRGNLSGKRVDFSGRTVISPDPNLRIDEVAVPIHVAKILTYPEKVNKANIDLMRKLVRNGPDLHPGANFIQQRHMQMKRFLKYGNREKMAQELKYGDTVERHMIDGDIVLFNRQPSLHKLSIMAHIARVKPHRTFRFNECVCTPYNADFDGDEMNLHLPQTEEAKAEALVLMGTKANLVTPRNGEPLIAAIQDFLTGAYLLTLKDTFFDRAKACQIVASILVGKDEKMKISLSPPAILKPVALWTGKQIFSLILKPSKSCPVKANLRTKGKQYCGRNEDLCHNDSFVVIQNSELMCGSMDKGTLGSGSKNNIFYILLRDWGQMEAADAMSRLARLAPVYLSNRGFSIGIGDVTPGQGLLKAKQDLLDAGYKKCDEYIEALNTGKLQQQPGCTAEETLEALILKELSVIRDHAGSACLTELDKSNSPLIMALCGSKGSFINISQMIACVGQQAISGSRVPDGFENRSLPHFEKHSKLPAAKGFVADSFYSGLTPTEFFFHTMAGREGLVDTAVKTAETGYMQRRLVKSLEDLCSQYDLTVRSSTGDIIQFIYGGDGLDPAAMEGKDEPLEFKRVLDNIRAVYTCPEQPALSKNELILTAESIMKKSDFLCCRDSFLEEIKKFIKSAAEKIKKTRDKYGINDNGSTEPKVLYQLDRITPTQLEKFLETCRDKYMRAQMEPGSAVGALCAQSIGEPGTQMTLKTFHFAGVASMNITLGVPRIKEIINASKNISTPIISAHLDIEDNADFARLVKGRIEKTLLGEISEYIEEVFLPDDCFILVKLSLERIRLLRLEVNAETVRYSICMSKLRVKPGDIAVHGEAVVCVTPRESSKSSMYYVLQSLKEELPKIVVQGIPEVARAVIHIDEQSGKEKYKLLVEGDNLRSVMATHGVNGSRTSSNNTYEVEKTLGIEAARSTIINEIQYTMVNHGMSIDRRHVMLLADLMSYKGEILGITRFGLAKMKESVLMLASFEKTADHLFDAAYFGQKDSVCGVSECIIMGIPMNIGTGLFKLLHKADKNASPPQRPLLFDNSEFHIPIVT; encoded by the exons ATGGTGAAGGAGCAGTTTAGAGAAACAGATGTGGCCAAAAAGAT AAGCCACATCTGTTTCGGGATGAAATCGGCGGAGCAGATGCGGCAGCAGGCTCACATCCAGGTGGTCAGCAAGAACCTCTACAGCCAGGACACCAGCCACACGCCGCTGCCCTACGGAGTCCTGGATCACCGCATG GGGACGAGCGAGAAAGACCGACCGTGCGAGACGTGTGGGAAGAATCTGGCCGACTGTTTGGGGCATTATGGCTATCTTGACTTGGAGCTGCCCTGTTTCCACGTGGGATATTTCAAGGCCATTATTGGGATCCTCCAG ATGATCTGCAAAACCTGTTCACACATCATGCTTTCCAAGGAGGAGAAAAGGCAGTTCCTCGATTACCTGAAACGGCCCGGTTTAGCTTATCTGCAGAAGAGGGGATTAAAGAAGAAGATTTCAGACAAATGTCGTAAAAAGACCGTCTGCCTAAACTGCTCTGCCTTTAATG GCCCTGTAAAAAAGTGTGGCTTGCTTAAGATCATCCACGAAAAGTACAAAACCACCAAGAAAGTTGTGGACACGATTGTGTCTGACTTCCTTCAGTCCTTCGATATCGCGATAGAGCACAACAAAGAAGTGGAACCTTTACTGACTCGAGCTCAG GAGAACTTGAATCCCCTGCTCGTGATGAACTTGTTCAAGAGGatcccgtcggaggacgtcccGCTGCTGCTGATGAACCCCGAGACCGGCAAGCCGGCAGACCTGATCCTCACGCGCTTGCTGGTCCCCCCCCTCTGCATCCGGCCCTCCGTCGTGAGCGACCTCAAGTCGGGCACCAACGAGGACGACCTCACCATGAAGCTCACGGAGATCATCTTCCTCAATGATGTCATCAAGAAG CATCGCATGTCGGGAGCCAAGACCCAGATGATCATGGAGGACTGGGACTTCCTGCAGCTGCAGTGCGCGCTGTACATCAACAGCGAGCTCTCCGGGATCCCGCTCAACATGGCGCCCAAGAAGTGGACCCGAGGCTTCGTACAGAGACTCAAGGGAAAACAAG GGCGTTTCAGAGGAAACCTGTCCGGGAAGAGAGTAGATTTCTCCGGCAGGACGGTGATCTCCCCCGACCCCAACCTGCGGATCGACGAGGTGGCCGTCCCCATCCACGTAGCCAAAATTCTCACCTACCCAGAGAAG GTGAACAAGGCCAACATAGATCTGATGAGGAAGCTGGTTCGCAATGGGCCCGATCTTCACCCCGGCGCCAATTTCATTCAGCAGAGACACATGCAGATGAAAAG ATTCCTGAAGTACGGGAATCGTGAGAAGATGGCCCAGGAGCTGAAGTACGGGGACACTGTGGAGAGGCACATGATAGACGGCGACATTGTCCTGTTCAACCGACAGCCATCTCTGCACAAGCTGAGCATCATGGCCCATATA GCAAGAGTGAAGCCTCACCGGACCTTCCGATtcaatgagtgtgtgtgcacgccCTACAATGCTGACTTTGATGGGGATGAGATGAACCTTCACCTCCCTCAGACCGAGGAGGCCAAAGCGGAGGCGCTGGTGCTGATGGGG ACCAAAGCCAATTTGGTAACCCCGCGGAACGGAGAGCCTCTGATTGCTGCAATCCAGGACTTCCTGACAG GAGCCTACCTTCTTACTCTGAAAGACACCTTCTTTGACAGAGCAAAAGCTTGTCAGATTGTGGCCTCCATTCTCGTAGGGAAGGACGAAAAGATGAAGATCTCTCTGTCACCCCCTGCAATCCTGAAG CCCGTGGCTCTGTGGACCGGGAAGCAGATCTTCAGTCTAATTTTGAAGCCCAGCAAGTCTTGTCCAGTCAAAGCCAACCTGCGGACCAAGGGCAAGCAGTACTGTGGGCGGAATGAGGACCTGTGCCACAACGACTCCT TCGTGGTGATCCAAAACAGCGAGCTCATGTGTGGCAGCATGGACAAGGGCACCCTGGGCTCGGGGTCCAAGAACAACATCTTCTACATCCTGCTGAGGGACTGGGGGCAGATGGAGGCCGCCGACGCCATGTCCCGCCTCGCCAGGCTTGCTCCCGTCTACCTCT CCAACCGAGGCTTCTCCATCGGGATTGGGGACGTGACGCCCGGGCAGGGTCTGCTGAAGGCCAAGCAGGACCTGCTGGACGCGGGCTACAAGAAGTGCGACGAGTACATCGAGGCGCTGAACACGGGAAAGCTACAGCAGCAGCCTGGCTGCACCGCGGAGGAGACCTTGGAG GCACTTATCCTGAAGGAGCTCTCCGTGATAAGAGACCACGCGGGCAGTGCCTGTCTCACCGAGCTGGACAAAAGTAACAGCCCACTCATCATGGCGCTGTGCGGCTCCAAAG GCTCCTTCATTAACATCTCACAGATGATTGCCTGTGTGGGCCAGCAGGCCATCAGCGGCTCTCGAGTGCCCGATGGCTTTGAGAACCGCTCCCTTCCCCATTTCGAGAAGCACTCCAAG CTTCCAGCCGCGAAGGGCTTCGTCGCCGACAGCTTCTACTCGGGCTTGACCCCCACGGAGTTCTTCTTCCATACCATGGCCGGCCGAGAAGGTCTCGTGGACACAGCCGTCAAAACGGCCGAGACGGGTTACATGCAG AGGCGCCTGGTGAAGTCGCTGGAGGACCTCTGCTCGCAGTACGACCTCACGGTGCGCAGCTCCACTGGCGACATCATTCAGTTCATCTACGGAGGGGACGGCCTCGATCCCGCCGCCATGGAGGGCAAAGATGAGCCGCTGGAGTTCAAAAGAGTGCTGGATAACATCAGG GCCGTCTACACTTGCCCTGAGCAGCCGGCCCTCAGCAAGAACGAGCTGATACTGACAGCAGAGTCCATAATGAAAAAGAGCGATTTCCTGTGCTGCCGGGACAGTTTCCTGGAG GAAATAAAGAAGTTCATCAAGAGTGCAGCTGAAAAAATCAAGAAGACCCGCGACAAGTATGGCATCAACGATAACGGCAGCACAGAG CCAAAAGTTCTGTACCAGCTCGACAGGATCACGCCGACCCAGCTAGAGAAGTTCCTGGAGACGTGTAGAGACAAATACATGAG GGCCCAGATGGAGCCGGGCTCTGCTGTGGGCGCTTTGTGCGCGCAGAGCATCGGGGAGCCCGGCACGCAGATGACCCTCAAGACCTTCCACTTCGCTGGCGTGGCCTCTATGAACATCACGCTGGGGGTACCCCGCATCAAGGAGATCATCAACGCCTCCAAAAATATAAG CACCCCAATTATCAGTGCCCACTTGGACATAGAGGACAACGCAGACTTTGCCCGCCTCGTGAAGGGGAGGATCGAGAAGACTCTTCTCGGAGAG ATCTCAGAGTACATTGAGGAGGTCTTTCTTCCCGATGACTGCTTTATTCTCGTAAAGTTGTCGCTGGAACGGATCCGGCTGCTTCGGCTCGAG GTCAACGCAGAGACGGTGCGTTACTCCATCTGCATGTCCAAGCTGAGGGTGAAGCCGGGTGACATCGCCGTGCACGGGGAGGCCGTGGTGTGTGTGACGCCCCGGGAGAGCAGCAAGAGCTCCATGTACTATGTCCTGCAGTCCCTAAAGGAGGAGCTGCCTAAG ATCGTGGTGCAGGGCATTCCCGAGGTCGCCCGGGCTGTCATTCACATCGACGAGCAGAGCGGCAAGGAGAAGTACAAGCTCCTGGTGGAAGGAGACAACCTTCGTAGCGTCATGGCAACCCATGGCGTCAATGGCAGCAGGACCTCGTCAAACAACACCTATGAG GTTGAGAAGACCCTGGGCATTGAAGCTGCCAGGTCCACTATAATCAATGAGATTCAATACACAATGGTGAACCACGGAATGAGTATTGACAGACGCCATGTCATGCTACTGGCTGACCTCATGTCCTACAAG GGCGAAATCCTCGGAATCACCCGGTTTGGCCTGGCGAAGATGAAGGAAAGCGTGCTGATGCTGGCGTCTTTCGAGAAAACCGCCGATCACCTCTTCGACGCCGCGTACTTCGGACAAAAGGACTCCGTGTGCG GTGTATCCGAGTGTATTATTATGGGCATTCCGATGAACATCGGGACCGGACTGTTCAAGCTACTGCACAAAGCTGACAAGAACGCCTCGCCTCCCCAAAGGCCTCTGCTCTTCGATAACAGTGAATTCCACATTCCCATCGTCACGTAG
- the tbata gene encoding protein TBATA, with protein MEGASKRDTEGLSRAARCQEAGGSRMEPGNSPFEKAMCFLAERVREPPRGVHRFGTLSHHSFFSRHNPHPHRVTHFQGLNGTPVCIVNDDLWTSTPSPLHPLIKSQMPLTVARATPDPFLRCRRDSWTNHTAVPLSEAWREELRELAAKVRMSAGVTKEKKSQVTEGTSGRMTQYSAKTGRIIPASTRACSRHSTQASSRHGRPGRHPPSPGLYDQELTVLELLCQVLQTDSLSQVQQWLLYADQREKDFVMELIQQAVDASVLDSLAKGVAEPLPALSSSTKLPGRNYGFDKATDIIKEEDRPELIGTAEVLQVNTEEGLQ; from the exons ATGGAGGGAGCATCAAAGCGCGACACTGAAGGTCTCAGTCGGGCGGCTCGCTGTCAGGAGGCCGGAGGGAGCAGGATGGAACCAGGGAACTCGCCCTTCGAAAAAGCCATGTGCTTCCTGGCAGAGAGAGTCCGCGAGCCCCCCAGAGGCGTACATCGCTTCGGCACTCTGAGTCACCATTCATTCTTCTCCAGgcacaacccccacccccacagagtCACGCATTTCCAAG gTTTGAATGGGACCCCTGTATGCATAGTTAATGATGACTTGTGGACTTCCACACCGTCGCCCCTCCACCCACTGATTAAGAGTCAGATGCCCCTAACAGTCGCAAGAGCGACCCCTGACCCCTTCCTGCGTTGCCGCCGAGACAGCTGGACCAATCACACAGCAG TTCCCCTGTCGGAAGCATGGAGGGAGGAACTGCGAGAGCTTGCAGCTAAAGTCAGAATGTCAGCGGGAGTTACGAAAGAAAAAAAGTCT CAAGTTACAGAAGGAACATCAGGCAGGATGACGCAATATTCAGCCAAGACCGGACGCATTATTCCAGCCTCGACACGGGCCTGCAGCAGACACTCGACCCAGGCTTCATCGAGACACGGACGGCCCGGGAGACACCCTCCCTCACCCGGCCTGTATGACCAGGAGCTCACG GTGCTGGAGCTCCTGTGTCAAGTCCTCCAGACAGATTCCTTATCTCAGGTCCAGCAGTGGCTTCTGTATGCCGATCAGCGAG AGAAAGACTTTGTTATGGAGCTGATCCAGCAGGCCGTGGATGCCAGCGTGCTCGACAGCCTTGCTAAGGGGGTAGCTGAACCCCTGCCAGCACTGTCCTCCTCCACAAAGCTTCCTGGAAGAAACTATGG TTTTGACAAAGCTACAGATATAATCAAAGAAGAGGACAGGCCAG